From a single Tursiops truncatus isolate mTurTru1 chromosome 20, mTurTru1.mat.Y, whole genome shotgun sequence genomic region:
- the LOC109548635 gene encoding histone H2A.N — protein MHFICLHGLRFPKKKPTIYIPAKEKDGWASSTSGKKRRKKKEAYFSYMGKILKQTHPDFSGCSWILDALGALEDWWLEQVSLEAVRLSLYNHRRTVTSREILEAVKQRCSRKSLGINEVNLNGPVVEMITLVKQNWVRWRTELEDEVSEKNLLQWWSRCDTPGLWVLHF, from the exons ATGCACTTCATTTGCTTACATGGCCTACGGTTCCCTAAGAAGAAGCCCACAATTTATATCCCAGCCAAAGAGAAGGATGGGTGGGCCAGCTCCACctctgggaagaagaggaggaagaagaaggaggcaTATTTTAGTTACATGGGGAAAATCCTAAAGCAA ACCCACCCAGACTTCAGTGGGTGCTCCTGGATCTTGGATGCACTGGGAGCTCTGGAGGATTGGTGGCTGGAACAGGTTAGCCTGGAAGCGGTTAGACTGTCCCTCTACAACCACAGAAGAACCGTCACCAGCAGAGAGATCCTTGAGGCAGTCAAGCAGAGATGCTCTCGGAAGAGCTTGGGAATAAATGAAGTGAATCTGAATGGCCCTGTTGTTGAAATGATTACACTTGTCAAACAAAATTGGGTCCGTTGGAGGACTGAGCTGGAAGATGAAGTATCTGAGAAGAACCTGCTGCAGTGGTGGTCTCGGTGTGACACACCTGGTCTCTGGGTCTTGCATTTTTAG